A window of the Sediminispirochaeta bajacaliforniensis DSM 16054 genome harbors these coding sequences:
- a CDS encoding redox-sensing transcriptional repressor Rex, with protein sequence MNKDIILRLTKYKRLLYKLKALGFERVFSNNLGDAIGVTPALVRKDFSTLNLPGNKRGGYNIDMLIERLDNLLGRDQPQHVIVVGCGRIGTALMQYSGFSTDGIEFVAGFDIRPEEVRPPSSIPVYGMETLEEFIREHHIRVGVIAVPDTEASKVLTQMVEAGIRGVLNFAPVELKCHNEECHSNCIIHNVNIALEIEHLFYQVNAKEAGEEEDGNCAD encoded by the coding sequence ATGAATAAGGATATTATTCTCAGACTTACCAAATACAAAAGACTTTTGTACAAATTAAAAGCCCTCGGTTTTGAGCGAGTCTTCTCAAACAACCTCGGAGACGCGATCGGCGTAACCCCCGCACTGGTACGAAAAGATTTTTCAACCCTTAACCTCCCGGGTAACAAGCGGGGGGGCTACAACATCGATATGCTCATCGAGCGGCTGGACAATCTTCTCGGCAGAGACCAGCCTCAGCATGTCATTGTCGTCGGTTGCGGCAGGATCGGAACGGCACTGATGCAGTACAGCGGTTTTTCTACCGACGGTATAGAATTTGTTGCAGGCTTCGATATCCGTCCCGAGGAAGTACGACCTCCCTCTTCTATTCCGGTCTACGGAATGGAGACACTCGAAGAGTTCATTAGGGAACATCATATCAGGGTGGGAGTCATCGCCGTGCCCGACACCGAGGCCTCGAAGGTGCTTACCCAAATGGTGGAAGCCGGTATCCGGGGTGTGCTCAACTTTGCACCGGTAGAATTGAAGTGTCACAATGAAGAGTGCCACAGCAACTGCATCATCCACAATGTAAATATCGCGTTGGAGATCGAACACCTATTTTACCAGGTAAACGCGAAAGAAGCCGGGGAAGAGGAAGACGGCAACTGTGCCGATTGA